The proteins below come from a single Sorghum bicolor cultivar BTx623 chromosome 4, Sorghum_bicolor_NCBIv3, whole genome shotgun sequence genomic window:
- the LOC110434708 gene encoding uncharacterized protein LOC110434708 — MLRAKPVLCTKPKMGDFTPSMEDLETGVQEMQEGCLNLTELMDSLSDEVQQSGNIQAPVEEEEEMKVEDFSVQDEEEGEEQGESEPTEKQGKGHFLWAKASRKILAYGAIAHPHPTTLPPMPPPMLEEMNQKAKEGLGLGLAVRAGMNGNLEFATIPDKKGIYYYFVSPSMKQLRKNPLSSPLFAVTALTIGGLWETIWLFLLTTPYAMLSKTQYNCQLKLTGLTTKTCRLKTGLWICAMLRAFIRF; from the coding sequence ATGCTCAGAGCCAAACCAGTGTTGTGCACCAAGCCAAAAATGGGGGACTTCACCCCTTCTATGGAAGACTTGGAGACGGGAGTTCAGGAGATGCAAGAAGGGTGCCTGAACCTGACAGAGCTGATGGATTCACTCTCGGATGAAGTTCAGCAATCCGGCAACATTCAAGCCCCagtggaagaggaagaggaaatgAAGGTGGAAGATTTCTCCGTGCAAGACGAGGAAGAGGGAGAGGAGCAAGGGGAGAGCGAGCCTACAGAGAAGCAAGGGAAGGGTCACTTTCTTTGGGCCAAAGCCAGCAGAAAAATCTTGGCCTACGGCGCCATCGCTCACCCTCACCCGACGACTCTGCCTCCGATGCCACCTCCTATGCTCGAGGAGATGAATCAGAAGGCAAAGGAAGGGCTAGGTCTAGGCCTCGCCGTTCGCGCTGGGATGAACGGCAACCTGGAATTTGCAACAATTCCGGACAAGAAGGGGATCTACTACTACTTTGTCTCCCCGTCAATGAAGCAACTGAGAAAGAACCCCCTCAGCTCTCCCCTCTTCGCAGTGACAGCACTCACCATAGGGGGATTGTGGGAGACGATTTGGCTCTTCCTCCTAACAACCCCCTATGCAATGCTCTCAAAGACCCAGTACAACTGCCAACTGAAGCTGACAGGGTTGACAACCAAGACATGTAGATTGAAGACAGGGCTCTGGATCTGTGCAATGCTTCGAGCATTCATCAGATTCTAG
- the LOC8066454 gene encoding probable E3 ubiquitin-protein ligase ATL44 has product MRTPAGLLHSAIADTPSPAGALPLLLPAHGEEQQQQQAISVDSDTVVILASLLCALICVAGLALVARCACRRGGGGGGGGGVAAAGGGNSSGGRPSAQPPRGLEKAAIEALPTVSVSSSPNLNNLMKGRTREEECAICLAPFTEGDQLRVLPRCAHGFHAACIDTWLAAHASCPSCRATIVSVVSPLCRRCGAACCDAMAAPQPATAAAWLTPWPIDGASLSSSATSIH; this is encoded by the coding sequence ATGCGCACTCCGGCAGGCCTCCTCCACTCAGCCATCGCTGACACCCCATCTCCGGCTGGTGCTTTGCCTCTCCTGCTCCCTGCTCATGGAgaggagcagcaacagcagcaggccATCTCAGTGGACTCCGACACGGTGGTCATCCTGGCGTCCCTCCTCTGCGCCCTCATCTGCGTGGCCGGCCTTGCGCTCGTCGCCCGGTGCGCCTGccgcagaggaggaggaggaggaggaggaggaggagtggcGGCAGCGGGCGGTGGCAACAGCTCTGGCGGCAGGCCGTCCGCCCAGCCACCCAGGGGACTGGAGAAGGCGGCCATCGAGGCGCTGCCCACCGTCTCCGTCTCTTCTTCTCCGAATCTGAATAACCTGATGAAAGGAAGGACAAGAGAGGAGGAGTGCGCCATCTGCCTGGCGCCGTTCACGGAGGGAGACCAGCTCCGTGTGCTGCCGCGCTGCGCCCACGGCTTCCACGCCGCCTGCATCGATACCTGGCTCGCCGCCCACGCCAGCTGCCCCTCCTGCCGCGCCACCATCGTCTCCGTCGTCTCGCCGCTGTGCCGGAGGTGCGGGGCAGCCTGCTGCGACGCCATGGCAGCACCGCAGCCTGCTACTGCTGCGGCCTGGCTTACTCCTTGGCCGATCGATGGAGCGAGCTTGTCATCATCCGCAACATCTATCCACTGA